A single Salminus brasiliensis chromosome 20, fSalBra1.hap2, whole genome shotgun sequence DNA region contains:
- the nipsnap1 gene encoding protein NipSnap homolog 1: MTPTWCLNLLRKRVWRETLGTSSLVRGLANESDGGWLRSMFAHKADARKDAHSNLLSKKETSGLYKIQFHNVKPECLEAYNSLSAEVHKELHNDADYPCEVVGSWNTWYGEQDQAVHLWRYYGGYPALTECLDKLRLNQAYLEYRKERSKMLISRRTQLLLEFSFWNDPVPRTGPNIYELRTYRLQPGTMIEWGNHWARAIKYRQENNEAVGGFFTQIGELYVVHHLWAYKDLQSREETRNSAWMKEGWDVSVHYTVPLVRSMESRILIPTKSSPLQ, encoded by the exons ATGACGCCGACTTGGTGCTTAAATCTGCTCAGGAAACGAGTTTGGCGCGAAACCTTGGGCACGTCATCACTGGTCAG GGGTTTGGCGAATGAGAGTGATGGTGGTTGGTTGAGGTCCATGTTTGCACACAAAGCGGATGCCAGGAAAGATGCCCACTCCAACCTACTCTCCAAGAAAGAGACCAGCGGCCTCTACAAAATACAAT TCCACAACGTCAAGCCAGAGTGCTTAGAGGCCTACAACAGTCTATC AGCTGAGGTTCACAAAGAGCTGCACAATGATGCAGACTATCCCTGCGAAGTGGTGGGAAGCTGGAACACCTGGTACGGAGAGCAGGACCAAGCAG TGCACTTGTGGAGATACTACGGTGGATATCCAGCTCTAACAGAATGTTTGGACAAACTCAGACTCAACCAG GCATATCTGGAGTATCGCAAAGAAAGGAGCAAAATGCTGATCTCTCGACGCACCCAGCTTCTTCTCGAGTTCAGCTTCTGGAACGACCCTGTACCCAGAACAGGGCCTAATATATATGAACTGAGAACATACAGATTGCAG CCTGGCACGATGATAGAGTGGGGGAATCACTG GGCCCGAGCTATCAAATACCGCCAAGAGAACAATGAGGCTGTTGGGGGGTTCTTCACACAGATTGGAGAGCTGTATGTTGTTCACCATCTGTGGG CTTATAAGGACCTGCAGTCCAGAGAAGAGACTAGAAACTCAGCCTGGATGAAGGAGGGCTGGGATGTCAGTGTACACTACACAG TGCCTTTAGTCCGGAGCATGGAGTCGAGGATTTTGATTCCCACAAAGAGCTCTCCTCTTCAGTAA
- the castor1 gene encoding cytosolic arginine sensor for mTORC1 subunit 1, whose translation MDLHILDHRLRVTSISKSGLQNYTHPLIKLIFLRNRSRCKFFSLTETPENYTVVLDEEGFKELHPSEHLQVECSTWLPLNVVSNGNASSSSQAVGVTKIAKSVIAPLAEQHVSVFMLSTYQTDFILVREKDLSVVIHTLAEEFNIFQEVDGESVPVHCQDTCNGLQRNGKEAHHSTVHPVMIPKNQFCVMSLDPDTLPGIATTLIDVLFYSNSPKEDATVADDLECIKFFSFSLIDGYVSLVMDTEAQRQFPADLLFTSSSGELWRMVRIGGQPLGFDECGIVAQISQPLADSDISAYYISTFSFDHALVPEEDIASVTDMLQDQRKDAGC comes from the exons ATGGACCTGCACATACTAGACCACAGACTGAGGGTGACAAGTATCAGCAAAAGTGGGCTGCAAAATTACACCCACcctctaataaagttgatatttCTAAGGAACAGATCGAG ATGCAAATTCTTCAGTTTGACAGAGACTCCAGAAAATTACACAGTTGTCCTTGACGAGGAAGGATTTAaag AACTTCACCCATCTGAGCACCTGCAGGTCGAATGCTCCACCTGGTTGCCCCTCAACGTCGTCTCCAATGGCAACGCCTCCAGCAGCTCTCAGGCTGTGGGCGTCACCAAAATCGCCAAGTCCGTCATCGCCCCGCTGGCCGAGCAGCACGTGTCCGTCTTCATGCTGTCCACCTATCAGACGGACTTTATCTTG GTGCGAGAGAAAGACCTCTCTGTGGTGATCCACACACTGGCTGAAGAATTCAATATTTTCCaggaggtagatggagaatcaGTACCCGTACACTGTCAGGACACCTGCAACGGCCTCCAGAGGAATGGAAAAGAGG CCCATCATTCTACAGTCCACCCAGTGATGATCCCGAAGAATCAGTTCTGTGTGATGAGTTTGGATCCTGACACCCTGCCAGGCATCGCTACCACGCTCATAGACGTCCTCTTCTACTCCAACAG cCCTAAGGAGGATGCCACTGTGGCTGATGACCTGGAGTGTATTaagttcttctctttttctttgatTGATGGCTACGTCTCCCTGGTGATGGACACTGAGGCACAGAGACA atttCCTGCAGATTTGCTCTTCACTAGCTCATCTGGTGAGCTCTGGAGGATGGTTAGGATTGGGGGTCAGCCACTGGGCTTCG atGAATGTGGGATAGTGGCCCAGATCTCTCAGCCTCTAGCAGACAGCGATATCTCGGCCTATTACATCAGTACATTCAGCTTCGACCATGCCCTG GTCCCAGAAGAGGACATCGCGAGCGTTACCGACATGCTTCAAGATCAGAGGAAAGACGCCGGATGCTGA